One region of Pyramidobacter sp. YE332 genomic DNA includes:
- a CDS encoding glycosyltransferase codes for MRRRRFDGRHAQYPAEYAARDGRIVVMTQEHAGAGVARNLALDAARGEYVTFLDSDDAFDADYLLKMTDRARSTRADVVVGGTYRWQGGEAATAEPSSLRLNLLPRDLPVFCWRDVPQYIFNFYDGGPGGKLFRRDFIDSLRLRFPALPRAEDIVFVYTALGEASRIIAYDAPGYRRRVNNPRSLEHTKDESPLAFWEATKLWKRNLAASECWPQVKQSFINSTLDRCAYNLRMVGTLDSVFRILRELKTQANELMELDRRDRGYFYNPTNLDYVTRLLQYEDESEYLFARCRRLDGLELQLRNVNARCAKLEKDRRLAAQEASRRQAAEKELSAARSQLQKETTQRQAAEKELSAARSQLQKETSQRQTAEREAETARNQLRTKEKVIHDLQRSVSFRLGRILTWAPRKARGGVRCWRDHGLAHTLRRALRHLGLKK; via the coding sequence GTGCGTCGACGACGGTTCGACGGACGACACGCCCAATATCCTGCCGAATACGCCGCGCGCGACGGCCGGATCGTCGTGATGACGCAGGAACATGCCGGCGCCGGCGTGGCGCGTAACCTGGCGCTGGACGCGGCGCGGGGCGAATACGTGACGTTCCTTGACTCCGACGACGCGTTCGACGCCGATTATCTGCTGAAGATGACTGACCGGGCGCGCTCGACTCGGGCGGACGTCGTCGTGGGAGGAACGTACCGCTGGCAGGGCGGCGAAGCGGCGACCGCCGAACCGTCTTCGTTGCGGTTGAACCTGCTGCCGCGCGACCTGCCCGTGTTTTGCTGGCGCGACGTGCCGCAGTATATTTTCAATTTTTACGACGGCGGTCCGGGCGGCAAGCTGTTCCGTCGCGATTTTATCGACTCCCTTCGGCTCCGCTTTCCGGCGCTGCCGCGCGCGGAAGATATCGTCTTTGTTTATACGGCGCTGGGCGAAGCCTCGCGGATTATCGCGTACGACGCTCCCGGGTACCGGCGCCGCGTCAACAATCCGCGCAGCCTCGAACATACCAAGGACGAATCGCCGCTGGCCTTTTGGGAGGCGACGAAACTGTGGAAGCGAAATCTGGCCGCGTCGGAATGCTGGCCGCAGGTGAAGCAGAGCTTCATCAACAGCACGCTGGATCGCTGCGCTTACAATCTGCGCATGGTCGGTACGCTCGACAGCGTGTTCAGGATCCTGCGCGAGCTGAAAACGCAGGCCAACGAACTGATGGAGCTTGACCGGCGCGATCGCGGCTATTTTTACAATCCGACGAATCTGGATTACGTGACGCGCCTGCTGCAGTACGAAGACGAAAGCGAGTATCTGTTCGCGCGCTGCCGCCGCCTGGACGGACTCGAACTCCAGCTTCGGAACGTGAACGCGCGCTGCGCGAAGCTCGAAAAAGACCGGCGCCTCGCCGCGCAGGAAGCGTCGCGGCGTCAGGCAGCCGAGAAAGAGCTGTCGGCGGCGCGTTCACAGTTGCAAAAGGAAACAACGCAGCGCCAGGCAGCCGAAAAGGAACTGTCGGCGGCACGCTCACAGCTGCAAAAAGAAACATCACAGCGCCAGACAGCCGAACGTGAGGCGGAGACGGCGCGCAACCAGCTGCGGACGAAAGAAAAAGTGATACATGATCTCCAGCGCAGCGTTTCCTTCCGCCTCGGCCGCATCCTCACCTGGGCGCCGCGCAAAGCGCGCGGCGGCGTTCGCTGCTGGCGCGATCACGGATTGGCGCACACTCTGCGCCGGGCTCTGCGGCATCTGGGCCTGAAAAAATGA
- a CDS encoding glycosyltransferase, whose protein sequence is MKQNQAGHPLVSVVVPVYNVEEYLEDMLRSVLRQSLTQLEVICVNDGSTDASLDVLMRWAAEEPRISVLSQENAGPSAARNRGLDAAAGEYAIFLDAGDRLLPDSLRRLYDAAVKNKLDLVKGAVRLKDARRGETELPAPWSHRDCPKLWTAATFAEAPRGLLETAVSFYGLYRTEFVRQSGLAFSPLPDGGERSFSVGCLTAAQRLMITDIPVAEHLAAEAESPSFERQIVSYAAIRELAGTLPQATARLVCQRELNHVFDEYFCRLEQGKNVYSLHKIIKEFVWSFDVKDVGEDFIAAFAYKEHFWTLKNLCLPPRFEGRHGIAAEARPLVTVVMPVFNAQRYLCEAVESVLRQSLTSFELLCVDDGSTDDTPNILPNTPRATAGSS, encoded by the coding sequence ATGAAACAGAATCAGGCCGGACATCCGCTCGTGAGCGTCGTCGTCCCCGTGTACAACGTGGAAGAATATCTCGAAGACATGCTGCGGAGCGTTTTGCGTCAGTCGTTGACGCAACTGGAAGTGATCTGCGTCAACGACGGCTCGACCGACGCTTCGTTGGACGTGCTGATGCGCTGGGCCGCCGAGGAGCCGCGCATTTCGGTGCTGTCGCAGGAAAACGCCGGACCGTCGGCCGCGCGCAACCGCGGGCTTGACGCCGCCGCGGGCGAGTACGCGATCTTTCTCGACGCCGGGGACAGGCTGCTGCCCGACAGTTTGCGGCGGCTGTACGATGCGGCTGTGAAAAACAAACTGGATTTGGTCAAAGGGGCGGTGCGCCTGAAGGACGCGCGCCGCGGCGAAACGGAGCTGCCGGCGCCGTGGAGCCACCGCGACTGCCCGAAACTGTGGACGGCCGCGACCTTTGCCGAAGCGCCGCGCGGGCTGCTCGAGACGGCCGTTTCTTTCTACGGGCTGTACCGAACCGAGTTCGTGCGCCAAAGCGGCCTTGCGTTTTCGCCGCTGCCGGACGGCGGCGAACGCAGTTTCTCCGTGGGCTGTCTGACTGCGGCGCAGCGTCTGATGATCACCGACATTCCCGTCGCCGAGCACCTTGCTGCCGAAGCGGAATCGCCGTCCTTCGAACGGCAGATTGTCTCGTACGCCGCGATTCGCGAGTTAGCGGGCACGCTGCCGCAGGCAACGGCGCGCCTGGTTTGCCAGCGGGAGCTCAATCACGTTTTCGACGAATATTTCTGTCGCTTGGAACAGGGGAAAAATGTTTACTCTCTGCACAAGATCATCAAAGAGTTTGTCTGGAGCTTTGATGTAAAAGACGTCGGCGAAGATTTTATCGCGGCGTTTGCGTACAAGGAGCATTTCTGGACGCTGAAAAATCTGTGTCTGCCGCCGCGCTTTGAGGGACGGCACGGCATCGCCGCGGAGGCGCGCCCGCTCGTCACGGTCGTCATGCCCGTCTTCAACGCGCAGAGGTATCTGTGCGAAGCGGTGGAGAGCGTGCTGAGGCAGTCGCTGACTTCGTTCGAGCTGCTGTGCGTCGACGACGGTTCGACGGACGACACGCCCAATATCCTGCCGAATACGCCGCGCGCGACGGCCGGATCGTCGTGA
- a CDS encoding radical SAM protein: protein MDLRSCDLCPRRCGADRQNGQKGWCGAGELARVALVSLHRWEEPCLTGENGAGTVFFSHCTMKCVFCQNYDVSHRGKGVDVSVERLAEIFLEQQRRGAASLDLVTPTHYVPQILAALDRAKRHGFILPVVYNCGGYELPETIEALRGSVDVFLPDLKYCADSLARRYSNAPDYFQYASASIEKMFEITGPFVMKDGLMTRGVLVRHLILPGHSRDSFRVLDYLWNTFGSDICMSLMNQFTPMPQAACCPELNRRLMTCEYDKVLDHAEKLGMENCFIQRGHTAMEKFIPVFDGRNVARDEET from the coding sequence ATGGATCTGCGTTCATGTGACCTATGCCCGCGCCGTTGCGGCGCGGACAGGCAAAACGGGCAAAAAGGCTGGTGCGGCGCCGGCGAACTGGCGCGCGTGGCGCTGGTGTCGCTGCACCGCTGGGAAGAACCGTGCCTGACGGGCGAAAACGGCGCCGGTACGGTTTTTTTCTCCCACTGCACCATGAAGTGCGTCTTCTGCCAGAACTACGACGTCAGCCACCGGGGAAAAGGCGTCGACGTGAGCGTGGAACGCCTGGCCGAAATCTTTCTCGAACAGCAGCGGCGCGGCGCCGCCTCGCTCGATCTGGTGACGCCGACGCACTACGTGCCGCAGATCCTCGCGGCGCTCGATCGGGCCAAACGGCATGGATTTATCCTGCCGGTCGTGTACAACTGCGGCGGCTACGAGCTGCCGGAGACGATCGAAGCGCTGCGCGGTTCCGTGGACGTGTTCCTGCCCGATCTGAAATACTGCGCCGATTCTTTGGCGCGGCGATACTCCAACGCTCCGGATTATTTTCAATACGCTTCGGCGTCGATCGAGAAGATGTTCGAGATCACGGGGCCGTTCGTGATGAAAGACGGGCTGATGACCCGCGGCGTGCTGGTGCGGCATCTGATTCTGCCGGGACACTCCCGCGACAGTTTCAGAGTGCTGGATTATCTGTGGAATACCTTTGGTTCGGACATCTGCATGAGCCTGATGAACCAGTTCACGCCCATGCCGCAGGCGGCCTGCTGCCCCGAGCTGAACCGCCGCCTGATGACCTGCGAGTACGACAAGGTGCTGGACCACGCCGAAAAGCTCGGCATGGAAAACTGTTTTATCCAGCGCGGCCACACGGCGATGGAAAAATTCATCCCCGTCTTCGACGGGCGCAACGTCGCTCGCGATGAAGAAACGTAA
- a CDS encoding phosphoglycerate kinase — translation MLRLRGISEAPLEGKKVLIRVDFNVPFKDGKVKDNSRIVAHKKTIDALLAGGARVTMISHFGRPKGQVVPEMSLGQIREDAEKGLGHPVRFVPECVGPEVEAAVAAQKPGELLLLENSRFHAEEQKNDPEFSKMLAKPFDLFVMDAFSASHRGDCTTEGVARVLPAYAGFLIAREVEALERVKSDPEKPYVLVLGGAKVSDKIGVIERMLDTADTILIGGGMAFTFLSVQGGTIGRSLYDAEHVDFAKDVLARAAAKGVKILLPTDVIAAAEIGDEARCSVVPASSVPDGLMGLDIGPETAKAFAAEIAKAKTVLWNGPMGVFENKPFAAGSRAVAEAMAAATATGAFTVVGGGDTASAVKKFGLKDAMSHVSTGGGASLEYCEGKSLPGIAALEIE, via the coding sequence ATGCTGAGACTGCGCGGAATTTCCGAAGCGCCCCTGGAGGGCAAAAAAGTTCTGATCCGCGTCGATTTCAACGTGCCGTTCAAAGACGGCAAAGTCAAGGACAACTCCCGCATCGTCGCTCATAAAAAGACCATCGACGCGCTGCTGGCCGGCGGCGCGCGGGTGACGATGATCTCGCACTTCGGGCGTCCCAAAGGGCAGGTCGTGCCGGAGATGTCGCTGGGGCAGATCCGCGAAGACGCGGAAAAGGGGCTGGGGCATCCGGTGCGTTTCGTTCCCGAGTGCGTCGGGCCCGAGGTCGAAGCGGCCGTCGCGGCGCAGAAGCCCGGCGAATTGTTGCTGCTGGAGAACTCGCGCTTTCACGCCGAGGAGCAGAAGAACGATCCCGAGTTCAGCAAGATGCTGGCCAAACCGTTCGACCTGTTCGTCATGGACGCTTTCAGCGCTTCGCACCGCGGCGACTGCACCACCGAAGGCGTCGCCCGCGTGCTGCCCGCCTACGCCGGCTTTTTGATCGCCCGCGAGGTGGAAGCGCTCGAGCGCGTCAAGTCCGATCCGGAAAAACCGTATGTGCTGGTGCTGGGCGGCGCGAAAGTCTCCGACAAGATCGGCGTGATCGAACGCATGCTCGACACGGCCGACACGATCCTGATCGGCGGCGGCATGGCCTTCACCTTCCTGTCCGTGCAGGGCGGAACGATCGGCAGATCGCTGTACGACGCCGAGCACGTGGATTTTGCCAAAGACGTGCTGGCGCGCGCCGCGGCGAAGGGCGTGAAGATTTTGCTGCCGACGGATGTGATCGCGGCCGCGGAGATCGGCGACGAAGCGCGCTGTTCCGTGGTTCCCGCGTCGTCGGTGCCCGACGGTCTGATGGGACTGGACATCGGCCCGGAGACGGCCAAAGCGTTTGCGGCTGAAATAGCGAAAGCCAAAACGGTGCTCTGGAACGGCCCCATGGGCGTGTTCGAGAACAAACCGTTCGCCGCCGGCAGCCGCGCCGTGGCCGAGGCGATGGCGGCGGCGACCGCCACGGGCGCGTTCACCGTGGTCGGCGGCGGCGACACCGCCTCGGCCGTGAAGAAATTCGGCCTCAAAGACGCGATGTCCCACGTTTCCACCGGCGGCGGCGCCAGCCTCGAATACTGCGAGGGCAAAAGCCTGCCCGGCATCGCCGCGCTTGAAATCGAATAA
- the gap gene encoding type I glyceraldehyde-3-phosphate dehydrogenase: protein MSKVRVAISGFGRIGRLVLRAMSEYDKKGLFEVVAVTRHSASADQMAYLFKYDSVHGRFNGTVTSEGDSIVVNGQKILCVTPENDVYPWKELGVELVIEATGKNVTAEKAGAHIACGAKKVVITAPGKGDGVATFVMGVNEEKYDPAKDHIVSNASCTTNCLAPIAKILNDAFGIEKGLMTTVHSYTGDQNLVDKSHKKSNYRARAAACSMVPTTTGAAKAVALVIPALKGKLSGMALRVPTPDVSIVDLTFVPGRAVTADEVNAAVKKAAAGAMAPYVGYVTDECVSADFIHDDRSSIFAPDQTIEMNGLVKVFAWYDNEWGYSCRCVDLVNYVISKGL from the coding sequence ATGAGCAAAGTTCGAGTTGCGATCAGTGGTTTTGGCAGAATTGGCCGTCTTGTTCTTCGTGCCATGTCGGAATACGACAAAAAAGGTCTTTTTGAGGTTGTCGCCGTTACGAGGCACAGCGCGTCGGCCGACCAGATGGCGTATCTTTTCAAGTACGATTCCGTGCACGGCCGTTTCAACGGCACGGTCACTTCGGAAGGCGACTCCATTGTCGTCAACGGCCAGAAGATCCTCTGCGTCACGCCCGAAAACGACGTGTATCCCTGGAAGGAACTGGGCGTCGAGCTGGTCATTGAAGCGACCGGTAAGAACGTGACGGCCGAAAAGGCCGGGGCCCATATCGCCTGCGGCGCCAAAAAGGTCGTCATCACCGCTCCCGGCAAGGGCGACGGCGTGGCGACGTTCGTCATGGGCGTCAACGAGGAAAAGTACGATCCCGCCAAGGACCATATCGTTTCCAACGCGTCCTGCACGACCAACTGCCTGGCGCCGATCGCCAAGATCCTCAACGACGCGTTCGGCATCGAAAAAGGATTGATGACGACCGTCCACTCTTACACGGGCGATCAGAACCTGGTCGACAAGTCCCACAAGAAGAGCAACTACCGCGCTCGCGCGGCGGCCTGTTCCATGGTCCCCACCACGACCGGCGCCGCCAAGGCCGTGGCGCTCGTCATCCCGGCCCTGAAAGGCAAACTGAGCGGCATGGCGCTGCGCGTGCCCACGCCCGACGTTTCCATCGTCGATCTGACCTTCGTCCCCGGCCGCGCCGTGACGGCCGACGAAGTGAACGCGGCCGTGAAAAAGGCCGCCGCGGGCGCCATGGCTCCCTACGTGGGATACGTCACCGACGAGTGCGTGTCCGCCGACTTCATTCACGACGACCGCTCCAGCATTTTCGCGCCCGATCAGACCATCGAGATGAACGGACTCGTCAAAGTTTTCGCCTGGTACGATAACGAGTGGGGCTATTCCTGCCGCTGCGTCGACCTGGTCAACTACGTGATCTCCAAGGGGCTGTAA
- the whiA gene encoding DNA-binding protein WhiA: MKISTEQWDEWFLAPVTDAVSAESELSGIVACMNRQTVGIEARISSSRLWVYRRFRRLWPYVRWSGEADLSEILRVQNRKVAVVLPQSLYRTILAKRHRRDFIRWAWARGVFGCAGSVYNPKRGYYCIMRFHDASVARSMSELLEGSEITFSARDKGNVRELTIRDLQQIMRFCYFMGMSALAQNLEKRSIMRGSRDLANKQANCDSANIRRSVKTSRQHVAMIDFLRRLDVKLIPEKLIPLARARLENPEATLSDLGDLLRPQVSKSTVKYRLKKLLAIAEEAGFDPSKRS; the protein is encoded by the coding sequence ATGAAGATCAGCACCGAGCAATGGGACGAATGGTTTCTGGCTCCCGTGACCGACGCCGTTTCCGCGGAGTCCGAGCTGTCCGGGATCGTCGCCTGCATGAACAGGCAGACCGTCGGGATCGAGGCGCGTATCTCCTCGTCGCGGCTGTGGGTCTACCGCCGCTTCCGCCGTCTCTGGCCGTATGTGCGCTGGAGCGGCGAAGCGGACCTGAGCGAGATCCTGCGCGTGCAGAATCGGAAAGTGGCGGTCGTTTTGCCGCAGTCTCTTTATAGGACGATTCTCGCCAAACGTCACCGCCGCGATTTCATCCGCTGGGCCTGGGCGCGCGGCGTTTTCGGCTGCGCGGGGAGCGTTTACAATCCCAAGCGGGGATATTACTGCATCATGCGTTTTCACGATGCGTCGGTGGCGCGCAGTATGAGCGAACTGCTGGAGGGCAGCGAGATTACCTTCTCGGCGCGGGATAAGGGAAACGTGCGCGAGCTGACGATTCGCGACCTTCAGCAGATCATGCGTTTCTGTTATTTTATGGGCATGTCGGCTTTGGCGCAGAACCTTGAAAAGCGTTCGATAATGCGCGGCAGCCGCGACTTGGCCAATAAGCAGGCCAATTGCGACAGCGCCAATATTCGCCGCAGCGTGAAAACTTCCCGCCAGCATGTGGCGATGATCGATTTTCTGCGCCGACTCGACGTGAAGCTGATCCCCGAAAAGTTGATCCCCCTGGCCCGGGCCCGGCTCGAGAATCCGGAAGCGACGCTGTCCGATCTTGGCGATCTGCTTCGCCCGCAGGTGAGCAAAAGCACCGTGAAATATCGTCTGAAAAAATTGCTCGCGATCGCGGAAGAGGCCGGTTTTGATCCGTCGAAGCGGTCCTGA
- the yvcK gene encoding uridine diphosphate-N-acetylglucosamine-binding protein YvcK: protein MTLLFAVALIFVGGCLAGGVTVSLLFRNSRRVRSFISKRTNEREAAAAAVQLRLAGGPHFVAVGGGTGLSSLLKGLKGYTRNIVALVTVTDEGGSSGRLVRDWGMLPPGDIRNCLVALSENDDQLRAFMNFRFGQGDLKGHSLGNLILLAATEQSGDFKNAVELVNSLLAIRGRVLPITTENVTLVAETNDGATLRGELAVAERGRDIRSIRLEPSGVKPVREAFSVLHHADLVILGPGSLFTSVIPNLLVEDFTAALRKSKRPVVYVANLMTQPGETSGMTQLNHIQWVAKALGRYPDVVVLNEDVIPEPLREKYRAQGAEPLSLGRQDEEFLISRSCQVFRASLLQIQESGVVRHHSARLAEALMRINRKLNGGYEL, encoded by the coding sequence ATGACGCTTTTGTTCGCCGTGGCGCTGATCTTTGTCGGCGGCTGTCTGGCCGGCGGCGTGACCGTGTCTCTTCTGTTCCGCAACAGTCGCCGCGTGCGAAGTTTCATATCGAAAAGAACGAACGAACGGGAAGCGGCGGCGGCAGCCGTACAGCTCCGTCTCGCGGGAGGGCCCCATTTTGTGGCAGTCGGCGGCGGGACGGGGCTTTCTTCTCTCTTAAAGGGGCTGAAAGGCTATACGCGCAATATCGTCGCCTTGGTCACGGTGACCGACGAAGGGGGCAGTTCCGGACGCCTGGTGCGCGACTGGGGCATGCTGCCTCCCGGCGACATCCGCAACTGTCTGGTCGCCCTCAGCGAAAACGACGATCAGCTGCGGGCCTTCATGAACTTCCGTTTCGGCCAGGGCGATCTGAAAGGACATAGTCTCGGCAATCTGATCCTGCTGGCGGCGACGGAGCAGTCGGGCGATTTCAAAAACGCCGTGGAGCTCGTCAACAGTTTGCTGGCGATCCGCGGCCGGGTGCTGCCGATCACGACGGAAAACGTCACGCTCGTCGCCGAGACGAACGACGGCGCGACGCTGCGCGGCGAACTGGCGGTGGCGGAGCGCGGACGCGACATTCGCAGCATCCGTCTCGAGCCTTCGGGCGTGAAGCCGGTGCGCGAAGCATTTTCGGTCCTTCACCATGCCGATCTGGTCATTCTGGGGCCGGGCAGCCTTTTTACGAGCGTCATCCCCAATCTGCTGGTGGAAGATTTTACCGCCGCGCTGCGCAAGTCGAAGCGCCCCGTCGTTTACGTTGCCAACCTGATGACTCAGCCGGGGGAAACCAGCGGCATGACGCAGCTCAATCACATTCAGTGGGTCGCCAAAGCGCTGGGACGTTACCCCGACGTGGTGGTTCTCAACGAAGACGTCATTCCCGAACCGCTTCGGGAAAAGTATCGCGCTCAAGGAGCGGAACCTTTGTCGCTGGGGCGACAGGATGAAGAGTTTTTGATCTCGAGGAGCTGCCAGGTTTTCCGCGCTTCGCTGCTTCAGATCCAGGAGAGCGGCGTCGTACGTCATCACAGCGCCCGCCTGGCCGAGGCGCTGATGAGGATCAACCGCAAGCTGAACGGCGGGTATGAGCTATGA
- the rapZ gene encoding RNase adapter RapZ, translated as MLPKKLLIITGLSGSGKSSVLHLLEDQGFFTVDNIPVGMLPGLIGILSQHPRALENGVAAVIDVRSLDLPDCLPRVLDDLKQKGVNVQILFLEASEDVLLRRYSLTRRRHPLGFMNSLLEGIGIERKQLAQFRRIADRIIDTSALSNAQLRAEIFSILARNPAGLQVTVSSFGFKYGVALDADFVLDVRFLVNPYYVETLKYLSGRDEPVQKYIYNDPMASSFLHQSLELFENIIPVYHLSGKNYLQIAIGCTGGRHRSVFAAEWLGERLGGIDGVECRVKHRDLERDERGGRKS; from the coding sequence ATGCTTCCGAAAAAACTGCTGATCATCACGGGGCTGTCTGGCAGCGGAAAAAGCAGCGTGCTGCATCTTCTGGAAGATCAGGGCTTTTTTACGGTCGATAACATTCCTGTCGGTATGCTTCCAGGGCTGATCGGGATCTTGTCTCAGCATCCCAGAGCGCTGGAGAACGGCGTAGCGGCCGTGATCGACGTGCGCAGCCTCGATCTGCCGGATTGTCTGCCGCGCGTGCTCGACGATCTGAAACAGAAGGGCGTCAACGTTCAGATCCTTTTTCTCGAGGCGTCCGAGGATGTGCTGCTGCGCCGCTATAGCCTGACGCGCCGGCGTCATCCGTTGGGCTTCATGAATTCGCTGCTGGAAGGAATCGGCATCGAGCGTAAGCAATTGGCGCAGTTCCGGCGCATCGCCGACCGTATCATCGATACATCCGCACTGTCGAACGCCCAGCTTCGCGCCGAGATCTTCTCGATCTTGGCGCGCAATCCAGCCGGACTGCAGGTGACGGTCAGTTCGTTTGGCTTCAAGTACGGCGTGGCGCTTGACGCCGATTTTGTGTTGGACGTGCGTTTCCTCGTCAATCCTTATTACGTGGAGACGCTGAAATATCTGTCGGGTCGTGACGAACCGGTGCAAAAGTACATCTACAACGATCCGATGGCCAGCTCCTTTTTACACCAGAGTCTGGAGCTTTTCGAAAACATCATTCCCGTGTACCACCTCAGCGGCAAAAATTATTTGCAGATCGCCATCGGCTGTACAGGCGGCCGTCATCGTTCTGTTTTTGCGGCTGAATGGCTGGGTGAGCGATTGGGAGGGATTGACGGCGTGGAGTGCCGCGTCAAGCATCGCGACCTCGAACGGGATGAACGGGGAGGGCGGAAATCATGA
- a CDS encoding SPOR domain-containing protein, with protein sequence MAARSTSRFKQKPAVPFGDFMLPILGVVALGIVVVGIRLLWAPSPPKPTVITQPRPIAQHQSAGIVGDKKDGVVTKKEKIDNVIIAQPVQRKSGGRSQNEDRPATTGGEGGDNASSKGLSQPRAARVDPKKGDAAPGENRVIVRGGSIDKSLFIIQCGSYTDRAAANAVVSSLQKMGHSAVVRQAEVRGKNYYRVIVAGGRERAVADEIAKDIKAAGHPVLVRQNQ encoded by the coding sequence ATGGCAGCCAGATCAACGAGCCGTTTCAAGCAGAAGCCGGCTGTCCCGTTTGGCGACTTTATGCTGCCGATTCTTGGCGTTGTCGCGTTGGGCATTGTCGTGGTGGGGATCCGCCTTCTTTGGGCTCCCAGTCCTCCGAAGCCGACCGTTATCACACAGCCGCGCCCGATTGCCCAACACCAGAGTGCGGGGATCGTCGGGGACAAGAAAGACGGCGTGGTGACGAAAAAAGAGAAAATTGACAACGTGATCATCGCTCAACCCGTGCAGCGTAAAAGCGGCGGTCGGTCCCAGAACGAAGATCGCCCGGCCACGACAGGCGGCGAGGGAGGGGACAATGCGTCGTCGAAAGGCCTGTCACAACCGCGAGCTGCTCGTGTCGATCCCAAGAAAGGCGATGCCGCGCCAGGGGAAAACCGCGTCATTGTCCGCGGCGGCAGCATCGACAAAAGTCTGTTTATTATCCAGTGCGGTTCCTACACTGATCGCGCGGCGGCAAACGCCGTCGTTTCGTCGCTTCAGAAGATGGGACACAGCGCCGTGGTGCGCCAGGCGGAAGTGCGCGGTAAGAATTATTATCGCGTGATCGTGGCCGGCGGGCGCGAACGGGCGGTGGCCGACGAGATCGCGAAGGACATCAAGGCGGCGGGGCATCCGGTCTTAGTGCGGCAGAATCAGTGA
- the ftsZ gene encoding cell division protein FtsZ, whose product MDDSEIFSITNDAPLEDDDISALVPREVIKVIGVGGAGGNALNTIIRSGIDDVDFIAGNTDVAALRLSEASSKLILGRNLTKGRGAGANPSVGQEAAQESEEEITNLLEGADMVFITAGMGGGTGTGAAPVIAGIAKEKVGALVVAIVTYPFSWEGPKRIRQATEGISRLREKVDALVIVHNDRIIELSDKSTTWQEAFKMSDEVLRQAVAGVTGVIRKIMQVNVDFADVCTIMRDAGTAIMGVGEAKGDGRVLAAARAAMNGPLMTAPMNGASSVLYCIESGEDLSILEMNEAAKLISASAREDANIIWGQGIDPSMGDTVRFTLIATGFKDILADKNDAKTQAGSDSAGLFEKQNLTPSDVVSEEPHSIFEGLGSGLDIPTTYRRRKK is encoded by the coding sequence ATGGACGACAGCGAGATCTTCTCGATCACCAACGATGCACCCCTTGAGGATGACGATATCAGTGCGTTAGTTCCTCGAGAAGTTATCAAGGTTATAGGTGTCGGCGGCGCCGGCGGCAACGCGCTGAATACGATCATTCGCAGCGGCATTGATGATGTGGATTTTATTGCCGGCAATACTGACGTTGCGGCGCTGCGGCTTTCGGAAGCCTCGTCGAAACTGATCCTGGGACGCAATCTGACCAAGGGGCGGGGCGCCGGTGCGAATCCCAGCGTGGGACAGGAAGCGGCTCAGGAGTCTGAAGAGGAGATCACGAACCTTCTTGAAGGAGCCGACATGGTCTTCATCACCGCCGGTATGGGCGGCGGGACCGGTACGGGCGCTGCTCCCGTGATCGCTGGCATCGCCAAGGAAAAGGTCGGCGCGCTGGTCGTCGCGATTGTTACGTATCCTTTCAGCTGGGAGGGGCCGAAGCGCATTCGGCAGGCGACCGAGGGCATCAGCAGATTGCGCGAGAAAGTCGACGCTCTGGTCATCGTACACAACGACCGCATCATCGAGCTTTCCGATAAATCGACGACGTGGCAGGAAGCCTTCAAGATGAGCGACGAAGTCCTTCGGCAGGCCGTTGCCGGCGTGACGGGCGTCATTCGCAAAATCATGCAGGTCAACGTGGATTTTGCGGACGTATGCACGATCATGCGCGACGCGGGGACGGCGATCATGGGAGTCGGCGAAGCCAAGGGCGATGGCCGTGTGCTCGCGGCGGCCCGCGCGGCGATGAACGGGCCGCTGATGACAGCGCCGATGAACGGAGCTTCTTCTGTGCTGTACTGCATCGAGTCCGGCGAGGATCTGAGCATTCTCGAGATGAACGAAGCGGCGAAGTTGATCTCCGCTTCTGCCCGCGAGGACGCGAACATCATCTGGGGACAGGGCATCGATCCCTCGATGGGCGATACCGTGCGCTTTACCTTGATCGCTACGGGATTCAAGGACATTCTTGCCGATAAGAACGACGCCAAGACGCAGGCTGGCTCAGATTCCGCCGGCTTGTTCGAGAAACAGAACCTGACGCCCAGCGACGTGGTTTCGGAAGAGCCGCACAGTATTTTTGAAGGGCTTGGCTCCGGACTTGATATCCCGACGACTTACAGACGCCGCAAAAAGTAA